CTTTCTGGCCGATCCTGCCGATATTTTTTAGCGATCGAGGAATCCTGATGTTAGATTTCCCCTTAGCGTTCAAATTATCTCTGGCTTGGCGCAATTTAGTGCAAAAACCTCAGCTCTTACTCTCGGCTCTCACTGCCGTTACTTTAGCCGTATTTCTGATTTTTTCTCAACTCGGCTTTTTCTACGGTATCACCGAGAGTTCTGCATTTGCCTTTGAACGACTCACTGCCGATTTAATTATCATGCATCGCGCGCGCTATACCACATTTATTGAGGAAGGATTTAACAGGGAACCTCTCTATTCTCTGGAAAGTATGCCGGAGATTAAAGCTGTATACCCGCTCTACATTACTATTGGCAGTTGGAAAAATACAGCAACAAACAAACAGTTTTTCATTCGTGTTTTCGGATTCAATCCTGCCAATTCAGTATTCGATCTAGAAGATATTAACGCGGCAAAATCCAGCTTACAAAAAGAAAATACGGTCTTAATCGATCGCCGATCGCGAGTGGAGTCAGGTTTTAATGAATTAAACATCGGAGATTTTGGCGAACTGTCCGGCCGCCGTTTTGAAATTGTCGGTGACTTTAGCATTGGCTCGGATGTGATCGCTGATGGCAATCTCATCGTTAGCGATCTTAATTTTCTGAGAACCTTTGCAAGAACGCCATCGGGTTTCGCCCAGGAACTGCGCCCAAGCTTAGATGAGGTAGATTACGGCCTGATTGAACTGGAAGCCGAAGTGGATGCCGATCGCTTTGCCGAAGAATTAAACGAAATACTACCGAGCCATTTAACCGCATTAACCAAACAAGCCTTTATTCAACAAGACCAAATT
The Roseofilum casamattae BLCC-M143 genome window above contains:
- a CDS encoding FtsX-like permease family protein, which encodes MLDFPLAFKLSLAWRNLVQKPQLLLSALTAVTLAVFLIFSQLGFFYGITESSAFAFERLTADLIIMHRARYTTFIEEGFNREPLYSLESMPEIKAVYPLYITIGSWKNTATNKQFFIRVFGFNPANSVFDLEDINAAKSSLQKENTVLIDRRSRVESGFNELNIGDFGELSGRRFEIVGDFSIGSDVIADGNLIVSDLNFLRTFARTPSGFAQELRPSLDEVDYGLIELEAEVDADRFAEELNEILPSHLTALTKQAFIQQDQIYQMQATPAGFIFGLGVLVGLAVGSIVIYNIIYTDIKNNLPQYATLRAMGYSSAYLFAVIFIEAAIVATVGFLPGWLLGDLLYRMISDNTGLILRMRTNLIIGVYLATVSMCLISGSIAAQRLRQIDPAEIY